The sequence TGAATTCATTTCCCAATCATAGTAGCTTCACCAGCTGTTACAGGCCTggtttatataacaaaatttagaaacaaaacaCATTATTTAATCTCGTCAAACAAGTTTATTTTCGTTTATAGAATAGatgtttacataaaatatagtttaagCATCCTCTTCAGCATTTAAAATGGCCTTGAAGCTAAATGGTTGGAAGGCATAGCCCAAACCTTCATAGAATTTGCTCATAAATTCGACCCTATtagataaataaaagaaaatgcaaatattaatacaaatttaaattcaaattaaaaattttaaaataaaacttaccaGTGCAAACGTAAAGTGTGCAAGAAGGCAGAAAGTCCTTCAATCAATACCAAGATACCAATTGTCAGTACAGCCCAAAAAGCGAAAATGAAGAAAAGCATTACAGAGCCAACATAGCTGGGTACAATGAAACCCATGTGCATTACCATGTTCCATAAAACCTCAgataattctaaaaaaaatatgtaaaattttataaaaagttatgtttaatagaaaaatataagatCTTGAAAAATACTTACGGGCATGAGCCAGAGACAAAGCCCACAAACGCAAGTAGGAGGCTGTATGAGAAATAGTACTCAATACATATTCAATAGTGTGAATGGCCTGTTGTATAAATATTTCACTCATCGGTTCATTCTCATGATCATGTCCTCCATGACCGCCAGCAGCTTCAGCAGATGTTGAGGGCTTGACTTGTATATCACCGTTCATTTCTATGTCACCATTCACATGGACAGGGGCTGCTGCAGCAGCTTTGCGTTTCATCATAAAGTACAAGGGCTTACCCAGCAACATCCAGGGTATGCAAATGACAGCAATTACTACAAACACCGTTTGCAATAAATCTTGACCCTCAAACATATACTCCTTGCAACCTTCTAAAGGTTTTTGATGTTTAAACAACATCATGTTGATGAAAAGAATCAATATAGATGGAGCACAGCCAGGAGTTAATGGTTGTTCGTCAGTGGTTGctgaatatttaacaaatttaaagaacATCATAAAAACCATGTAGCCAAATAATAAGGCCAGGAAAACAACTTGTGGTATAAAGtccatgaaaatgttaacagCCTTTTTAAAGTACGAGTAATTGACCAGCGACATTATAACGCCAAAGATCATGTGAATGACTCCAAAAATAATGGACAGTTTcattttgtatgtgtttaagaaaattatctTATTATCTGCCAACTGCCATATGGGATCCAATCCAACGGGATAAACACCGTCAACATGATATTCTGGATTCAATTGTAAATACGTATTATTTAACACGGTGGTAGTGTTATAACGCACCTTCCAGTTGGAACTGAAGATATTCATTGATTTCGAAAATACATCATTGTAAATGAATCCCGTGTACATGGAAAACAGACCcattaacaatataatataGCGGCCGCCGAAGAATATGTTGAAGATTTCACCCTTGATTTTACGCAGTTTATCCTCTTTCAATACCATGTATAatgcaaacaaaaacaagatAAAGCCATGACCCAAATCGCCAAACATCACAGCAAACAAGAAGGGGAAAGTAATGCAAGTATACAAAGCTGGATTGGCTTCTCTGTACGAAGCCACACCATAGGAATCAATCAAATTTTGGAAGCCATTGGTAAATTTGTTAGTTCTTGTAAAAGTTGGCGGCTGTTCGTTGGACTCAATTACATTCAAAAATGATGGTATAGTACTTTCAACAGCCTTTGAGCCTACAGCCAAAGCATTCTGCACCACAGGCAAATCTTTGGTGGGTACCCATCCTTCACCAATTAAACACTTGTTACTAACATCCATATTGAACATATTCAGTGTATGATAAATGGCTTTCATTTTCTTAATCATAATACTCCAAGTGGGTACATTGCGTGCAGCAGCCACCAAAACGCGGTTGCGATGGTCGGCAGTACTATTCAAGACCATCTTCAAGTCTTCCAATCTTGTGCAGACATCCTTAATCATTTCTTCACGTTCATTATGGGCACTGGGACATGGGTACACAGAAGCATGGAAAGCTtgacagattttctttattctctGCTTCAGCTGTTCACCTTGAAAGAAAGCCACAAACACTGTCTTCAAAACAGGATGACCTGTTTCGGGATCCTTTACCATGCCGCTTAAATCGCTGCGTTTAATGAAGATATTGCCACGACCAATGCGCCATAACATACGCTCAAAAGCAAAGAACTTTTCTAGTTTTATAACACCAGCCACAAAGCCCAATTGACCTCTGGGTTGATTGGGATCCAATGGATCAATATGACGATTGCTATCCAAATTCATTCTTTCCTCATCGGAAAAGAAACTGACCGTATTCTCCAAAACCTGTTTCAATTCTGTCATGTCTAGGAAATTGGTATCCAAGTTAATACCATTGTTGCTAAGTTCTCTTAGCTCAGTTTCTATTGACTCCAATTTAGCTTCCAAATCGATAATTTCACGTGGATTTGGTGCCGCTGGCTCATTGTCTTCATCCAAAGCTGGCAAAGAAATCTCATCTTTACGCAGTTCATTTTCAATGTAACGTATTCTGCGTTCCAATTCATCGCAACGTCTTACTTCAGAAACGAATTTTCGATGAAAAGCATTCACATCCGTATTAAGCTGAAAGTGTATTAATGTATTTGTTAAAAACATGgagaattattttcatttgtataaCTTACATCACGAAACTGTACACAACCTCTTTCACCCAACTCGGCCACAGATGCATAGGCAGCTTCTGGTTGTATAAACATTTGGCACAGGGCCATTTCTTCGCTTCGGAACATGTCACCCATGTTGCTGGTGTTTATTAATTAAACTAAAAGAAagcagaaattttaaattaaaaatttaacaggtttaatttaatactttttaaaccTAATAATATTCGTAAAATAGAACATGGTTTTCAACATATGTACGTATTTTCAACTTCGtcataataattttatgataacagtttttatttgaatgtttATATCTTTGTATACGAAAATA comes from Calliphora vicina chromosome 2, idCalVici1.1, whole genome shotgun sequence and encodes:
- the Vha100-5 gene encoding V-type proton ATPase 116 kDa subunit a 1, encoding MGDMFRSEEMALCQMFIQPEAAYASVAELGERGCVQFRDLNTDVNAFHRKFVSEVRRCDELERRIRYIENELRKDEISLPALDEDNEPAAPNPREIIDLEAKLESIETELRELSNNGINLDTNFLDMTELKQVLENTVSFFSDEERMNLDSNRHIDPLDPNQPRGQLGFVAGVIKLEKFFAFERMLWRIGRGNIFIKRSDLSGMVKDPETGHPVLKTVFVAFFQGEQLKQRIKKICQAFHASVYPCPSAHNEREEMIKDVCTRLEDLKMVLNSTADHRNRVLVAAARNVPTWSIMIKKMKAIYHTLNMFNMDVSNKCLIGEGWVPTKDLPVVQNALAVGSKAVESTIPSFLNVIESNEQPPTFTRTNKFTNGFQNLIDSYGVASYREANPALYTCITFPFLFAVMFGDLGHGFILFLFALYMVLKEDKLRKIKGEIFNIFFGGRYIILLMGLFSMYTGFIYNDVFSKSMNIFSSNWKVRYNTTTVLNNTYLQLNPEYHVDGVYPVGLDPIWQLADNKIIFLNTYKMKLSIIFGVIHMIFGVIMSLVNYSYFKKAVNIFMDFIPQVVFLALLFGYMVFMMFFKFVKYSATTDEQPLTPGCAPSILILFINMMLFKHQKPLEGCKEYMFEGQDLLQTVFVVIAVICIPWMLLGKPLYFMMKRKAAAAAPVHVNGDIEMNGDIQVKPSTSAEAAGGHGGHDHENEPMSEIFIQQAIHTIEYVLSTISHTASYLRLWALSLAHAQLSEVLWNMVMHMGFIVPSYVGSVMLFFIFAFWAVLTIGILVLIEGLSAFLHTLRLHWVEFMSKFYEGLGYAFQPFSFKAILNAEEDA